In Gemmatimonadaceae bacterium, the following proteins share a genomic window:
- a CDS encoding dipeptidase, with amino-acid sequence MKKVWIGLAVTLGVALVAFFTIVPTIVDRRMNTVVSDTPPTLSPKGSALHRRLFVADLHADELLWGRDPLAKASHGHVDVPRLQEGHVALQVFSVVTKTPRGMNYDHNTGETDNIALLALAQRWPSATRTSLLARARYQAERLQDAVLRSGGALTLITSRDSLAAFIERRNGDPVQVGALLAIEGLHALDGTLENVDVLYASGFRMMGLVHFFDNEVAASAHGVTHGGLTPLGRQVVQRMEQQGILVDLAHSSTQVIQEVLAMATRPVVVSHTGVAATCPGPRNLTDDQLRAIAANGGLIGIGYWDGAICEPTLANIVKAIRHAVAIAGVDHVALGSDFDGATRTPFDTRGVGAITDALLTAGLTQDDVAKIMGDNTRRFLLQWLPPAAATTTP; translated from the coding sequence ATGAAAAAGGTGTGGATCGGCCTGGCCGTCACGCTCGGCGTGGCGCTCGTCGCCTTCTTTACGATCGTGCCGACGATCGTCGATCGCCGCATGAACACCGTGGTGAGCGACACGCCGCCCACGCTCTCCCCCAAGGGGTCAGCGCTGCATCGGCGCCTGTTCGTGGCCGATCTGCACGCCGATGAGCTGCTCTGGGGGCGTGACCCGCTCGCCAAGGCGAGCCACGGGCATGTGGATGTGCCACGGTTGCAAGAAGGGCATGTGGCGCTGCAGGTCTTCAGCGTGGTGACGAAGACCCCGCGCGGCATGAATTACGATCACAACACCGGCGAGACCGACAATATCGCCCTGCTGGCCTTGGCGCAGCGGTGGCCCAGTGCGACGCGCACGAGTTTGCTCGCGCGGGCGCGCTATCAGGCGGAGCGGTTGCAGGATGCCGTGCTGCGCTCGGGCGGCGCGCTCACGCTCATCACCTCGCGCGATTCGCTGGCCGCGTTCATCGAGCGCCGCAATGGAGATCCGGTGCAGGTGGGAGCGCTGCTGGCGATCGAAGGGCTGCACGCGCTCGATGGCACGCTCGAGAACGTGGACGTGCTGTACGCCAGCGGCTTTCGCATGATGGGGCTCGTGCACTTCTTCGACAATGAAGTCGCCGCGAGTGCGCATGGCGTGACCCACGGCGGCCTGACGCCGCTCGGGCGGCAGGTCGTGCAGCGCATGGAGCAGCAGGGTATTCTGGTGGATCTCGCGCACTCCAGCACGCAGGTCATTCAGGAGGTGCTGGCGATGGCCACGCGCCCCGTCGTGGTGTCGCACACCGGTGTCGCGGCGACGTGCCCCGGCCCGCGCAATCTCACCGACGACCAGTTGCGCGCCATCGCGGCGAATGGCGGTCTGATTGGCATCGGCTACTGGGATGGCGCGATCTGTGAACCGACGCTGGCGAACATCGTGAAGGCGATCCGCCACGCGGTGGCGATTGCCGGTGTGGATCATGTGGCCCTCGGTTCCGACTTCGACGGCGCCACCCGGACGCCGTTCGACACGCGTGGTGTGGGCGCCATTACCGATGCGCTGCTCACGGCCGGCCTGACGCAGGACGACGTCGCCAAGATCATGGGCGACAATACCCGCCGCTTCCTGCTGCAGTGGCTGCCGCCGGCCGCCGCGACGACCACGCCATGA
- a CDS encoding multidrug efflux SMR transporter, translating into MNRAWVWLVVAGLLEVVWAIGLKASDGFRKPAMAAGTVAAMIASFYGLAQALRTLPVGTAYAVWTGIGAVGTAAVGMWLYGESRDVGRLVSIALIVAGIVGLKLSARA; encoded by the coding sequence ATGAATCGCGCCTGGGTCTGGCTGGTTGTGGCCGGCCTGCTCGAAGTGGTGTGGGCGATCGGCCTCAAGGCGAGCGATGGCTTTCGCAAACCTGCCATGGCGGCCGGGACGGTGGCCGCCATGATCGCGAGCTTCTACGGGTTGGCGCAGGCGCTGCGCACGTTGCCGGTGGGAACGGCGTACGCCGTGTGGACCGGCATCGGTGCGGTGGGTACCGCCGCGGTGGGGATGTGGCTGTACGGCGAATCGCGCGACGTGGGGCGGCTCGTGTCGATCGCGCTGATCGTGGCCGGCATCGTGGGGCTCAAGCTGTCGGCACGCGCATAA